One Maribacter cobaltidurans genomic window carries:
- a CDS encoding OmpA family protein yields MFKKVHILFLIIGTQLVTGISFAQERFLKKGNEKYEEYSFSPAIDIYKKVLDKGYVSADLLRKLGNSYYYNAEYKEAGETFDILVNEFQSEVTAEDYFKYAQTLKSLEQYARANEIMGKFSQITSNDVRAKEFKSDEDYLADIKKNSGRYELSSFGYNSAYSDFAPSFYEQGLIFSSDRDTGNFARNRHTWNGKDFLDLYKVDADSASLNKVLKLDDYVNTRLHESTSITTKDGQTLYFTRNNLVEGKYKKDEEGIVRLKIFRAVMMDDGLWGEVEELPFNSDSYSVAHPALSPDEKTLYFASDMPGTLGASDIFMVEINKDRTFGPPVNLGSNINTEARETFPFVTEEEILYFSSDGHPGLGGLDVFGTKIKRKDFSGNIMNVGEPVNSVKDDFTFIFNEENKKGYFASNRDGGMGYDDIYAFVENEPLVFDCIQQVTGTVRDKISNQVLVGATVKVINEDNEELLSTITDSKGTYSLVLDCNQGNFVRALMEGYTPHEEYIGVSDGKPKIIDFYLERDRITAGYGDDLAKLLQLSTIYFDFDKYNIRKDSEVEIEKVIAAMEKYPSLKIKVNSHTDSRGPAAYNLWLSQKRAESTVNYMVNKGISKDRLLSEGFGETKLLNECSDGIPCSAAKHDVNRRSEFIIFE; encoded by the coding sequence ATGTTTAAAAAAGTACATATCCTTTTCTTGATAATAGGCACACAATTGGTTACTGGAATTTCATTTGCCCAGGAACGGTTTTTGAAAAAGGGAAATGAAAAGTATGAGGAGTATTCCTTCAGTCCCGCCATTGATATTTATAAAAAGGTTTTGGACAAAGGCTACGTTTCGGCAGATTTATTGAGAAAATTGGGTAATTCCTATTACTATAATGCTGAGTATAAGGAAGCTGGTGAAACCTTTGATATACTGGTAAATGAATTTCAATCGGAAGTAACTGCCGAAGATTATTTCAAATATGCCCAAACGCTAAAATCATTGGAACAATATGCTAGGGCCAATGAGATAATGGGCAAGTTTTCCCAAATCACTTCCAATGATGTAAGGGCCAAGGAGTTTAAGAGTGACGAGGATTATTTGGCGGACATTAAAAAGAATTCGGGTAGATATGAATTGAGTTCCTTTGGTTATAATTCGGCATATTCAGATTTTGCTCCGTCCTTTTATGAACAGGGGCTCATTTTTTCTTCCGATAGGGACACAGGGAACTTTGCTAGAAATAGACATACATGGAATGGCAAGGATTTTTTGGACTTATATAAAGTGGATGCTGATAGCGCATCTCTTAACAAGGTCCTCAAGTTGGATGATTATGTGAATACGCGTTTGCATGAGTCTACCTCAATCACAACTAAGGATGGTCAAACTTTATATTTTACTAGGAATAATCTTGTGGAAGGTAAATATAAAAAGGACGAGGAGGGTATTGTTCGTCTTAAGATTTTTAGGGCTGTTATGATGGATGATGGTCTATGGGGCGAAGTTGAGGAACTTCCTTTCAACAGCGATTCGTATTCGGTGGCGCACCCTGCTTTGAGTCCAGATGAAAAGACTTTATATTTTGCATCGGATATGCCGGGAACTTTAGGTGCTTCGGATATATTCATGGTAGAGATTAATAAGGACAGAACTTTTGGTCCTCCCGTCAACTTGGGAAGCAATATAAATACGGAAGCAAGAGAAACATTCCCCTTTGTAACGGAAGAGGAAATACTCTATTTTTCTTCAGATGGACATCCAGGTTTGGGTGGTTTGGATGTTTTTGGCACAAAAATAAAGCGTAAGGATTTTAGCGGAAATATTATGAACGTTGGTGAACCGGTGAACAGCGTCAAGGATGATTTTACATTTATTTTTAACGAGGAAAACAAAAAGGGCTATTTTGCCTCCAATAGGGATGGGGGAATGGGATATGATGACATATATGCTTTCGTTGAAAATGAACCCTTGGTTTTTGATTGCATTCAACAGGTAACAGGTACGGTAAGGGATAAGATTTCCAATCAGGTTTTAGTAGGTGCTACGGTGAAGGTGATCAATGAGGACAATGAGGAGCTATTATCAACGATTACAGATTCCAAGGGAACCTATAGTTTGGTTTTGGATTGCAATCAAGGGAATTTTGTGAGAGCTTTAATGGAGGGATATACCCCACATGAGGAATATATTGGCGTATCGGATGGGAAACCAAAAATCATCGATTTTTATTTGGAAAGAGATCGGATAACGGCCGGTTATGGTGACGACTTGGCAAAATTGTTGCAATTAAGTACGATTTATTTTGATTTTGATAAATACAATATTAGAAAAGACTCGGAAGTAGAGATAGAAAAGGTAATTGCCGCCATGGAAAAATATCCTAGTTTAAAAATCAAGGTCAACTCCCATACGGATAGTAGGGGGCCTGCTGCATATAATTTATGGCTTTCTCAAAAAAGAGCAGAATCTACGGTGAACTATATGGTGAACAAGGGGATTTCCAAGGACCGGCTGTTAAGTGAAGGTTTTGGGGAAACAAAACTGTTGAACGAATGTTCCGATGGTATTCCATGTTCTGCTGCCAAACACGATGTCAACAGAAGATCGGAATTCATAATTTTTGAATAA
- a CDS encoding beta strand repeat-containing protein has product MDKRILWIFLLLSGITFAQTTVTLEDQCNCEVLQGTAVTAAGSVTPSGADLGDLYVNTNTGTIFFWDGDSWELSSTSDNQQVLDFSYNPATRELTLELEDGGLPISATLPAETLTTLALNGNTLEYRDENNVLTTIPLNVGSLSFNSATRELLYIDETGLPTFITLPAEVLTSITDNFDGTFTYNDENGDPTQINKSSLTDLGTGIYSFDNGNGSPIVFVGTDDQTAQEVSFDNSTSSLTTSTVQEALAELDANISSSELTTTVVEGNGVDVTSLTTGNNTEYTVAVNVGELTGDGNISSTNGTIDITGGNASTLNDVTLDVADDAITNAKIADNAITTTEILDGTIGTSDIADNAIDATKINSDIAGTGLVQNGTTGALEVDGTAITGDGNITSGDLTVGGDANALLGDVTLEIAADAVTTTEILDGTIGTSDIADDAIDATKINSDIAGAGLVQNVTTGALEVDGTAINGDGNITSGDLTVGGDANALLGDVTLEIAADAVTNTEILDGTIGTFDIADDAIDATKINSDIAGAGLVQNVTTGALEVDGTAINGDGNITSGDLTVGGDANALLGDVTLEIAADAVTTTEILDGSVGTVDIADDAVALEKLANGTTSGQVMQWDGANWILIDLGSVTVTENDGVIGNEVTDATDGTLVRSGAGTTISPYTLDVAADGITTNEIAPGAVGSTELSDSAVTLGKLADGSNVGDLIQWNGTSWVYIDPSTLDTDTQYTAGDGLNLDGSNEFTAVASPDAGNASEVRANGIFSTDDQTASEVNITDVGGNFTATDVEGALSELAVGSTDDQNLTGATLDGSNQLQIDIEGGTSATVDLSSLVGTDDQNISGSGFNGATNELTIGIEGGTSETVDLSGLVGTDDQTAAEVAYDNSTSGLTAGDIQAAIDEVAAGSTDDQNLTGATLDGSNQLQIDIEGGTSATVDLSSLVGTDDQTAGEVGVTPAGNITSTDVQSALEELDSDITGSELTTTVSEGNGVDIVSSTVGNNTDYEVTVNIGELTGDGNVTSTNGTIDITGGNASTLNDVTLDVADNAITNAKMADNAITSTEILDGTIGASDIADDAVALEKLANGTTSGQVMQWDGANWTLVDLGSVTVTENDGVIGNELTDATDGTLVRSGAGTTVSPYTLDVAADGITTNEIAPGAVGPTDLADSAVTLGKLADGNTAGDMIQWNGTAWTYIDPSTLIPTTTVSNTSAINTLTTTVNGTTGIGVDIINSNVLSLNGSNELVSTVNGQAATALDLSPAVQANQTTTSVVAGGDISVSSSTVGNNTEYTVTNDAPDQTVTLADGGNGNVTIGGTYPNFTIDVPNNTDDQTASEVNIADAGGNFTATDVEGALSELAAGSTDDQNISGSGFNGATNELTIGIEGGTSETVDLSGLVGTDDQTAAEVAYDNSTSGLTAGDVQSAIDEVAAGSTDDQNLTGATLNGSNQLQIDIEGGTSATVDLSSLVGTDDQTASEVNIADAGGNFTATDVEGALSELAADSTDDQNISGSGFNGATNELTIGIEGGTSETVDLSGLVGTDDQTAGEVTYDNSTSGLTAGDVQGAIDEVVAGSTDDQNLTGATLDGSNQLQIDIEGGTSATVDLSSLVGTDDQNISGSSFNGATNELTIGIEGGTGETVDLSGLVGTDDQNLTGATLDGSNQLQIDIEGGNSATVDLSSLVGTDDQTAGEVTVADVGGNFANTEVEGVLEEIDARIDALVLAGGSDGNDFVTGGSLSGTDLTLNVPNQIDPVIDLSGLQDGTGTDDQNISGSSFNGATNELTIGIEGGTGETVDLSGLVGTDDQNLTGATLDGSNQLQIDIEGGTSATVDLSSLLGTDDQTASEVNITDADGNFTATDVEGALSELAAGSTDNQDISTNGTPGNISIDNGSTINLNVNDADSDATNEIQDLSISGNTLSLSSDATTVDLSGYLDNTDSQTLSVAGNDLSIVGGNTVTLPTATGAETIVNSGTNINVTGSGTSGDPYVVNNTFTEVDGSTTNEVNTNFTVNGTNLEITDSNGTLQVPLADINAGVNTDNQDLTLSGNTLAISGDPNTDVDLSGYLDNTDSQTLSVTGNDLSIAGGNTVTLPTATGAETIVNSGTNINVTGTGTSGDPYVVNNTFTEVDGSITNEIQDLSISGNTLSLSGDATTVDLSGFVNTDSQTLSLSGTDLSITGGNTIDIGSIDTDTDDQTLSLTGNTLAIADGNSVDLSGFVNTDNQQISLSTNTLTLSNGTGTDTTADLSGYLDNTDSQTLSVTGNDLSITGGNTVTLPTANGSETIVNGGGINIVTGSGTSGDPYVVTGTEVDGSVTNEIQDLSLSANTLSLSSDATTVDLSGYLDNTDSQTLSVAGNDLSIVGGNTVTLPTATGAETIVNSGTNINVTGTGTSGDPYVVNNTFTEVDGSITNEIQDLSISGNTLSLSGDATTVDLSGFVNTDSQTLSLSGTDLSVSGGNTIDISSIDTDTDDQTLSLTGNTLAIADGNSVDLSGFVNTDNQDLSLSGNTLSLSGDATTVDLGAYLDNTDSQTLSVTGNDLSIAGGNTVTLPTATGAETIVNSGTNINVTGSGTSGDPYVVNNTFTELDGSTTNEVNTNFTVNGTNLEITDSNGTLQVPLADITSGVNTDSQTLSLTGTDLSITGGNSIDIGSIDTDTDDQTLSLTGNTLAIADGNSVDLSGFVNTDNQDISTNGSAGNISIDNGSTLTLNVNDADSNPNNEIQDLSLSTNTLSLSGDATTVDLSGYLDNTDDQIASEVNSDTPIDVDGDGTNEATVEDVIQAIAPITSKAARVFYPPSIAIDASTPDPGTNRTINLYDQYIAQFGSPVVSSGGTIPTYAANELDYHVTYADPDVFGNGTTVLNMSVSPTGVLTYRIYNTPPDYNALINVVFVVK; this is encoded by the coding sequence ATGGACAAAAGAATTTTATGGATATTTTTATTGCTATCCGGAATAACGTTCGCACAAACAACCGTAACGCTAGAAGATCAGTGTAACTGTGAGGTATTGCAGGGAACAGCAGTTACTGCAGCAGGATCTGTAACTCCTAGTGGAGCGGATTTGGGAGACCTGTACGTAAATACCAATACCGGAACCATCTTCTTTTGGGATGGTGATTCTTGGGAATTAAGTTCTACGTCCGATAACCAGCAGGTATTGGATTTTAGCTATAATCCGGCTACTAGGGAACTTACTTTGGAATTGGAAGATGGAGGTTTACCCATTTCTGCAACCTTACCTGCGGAAACACTTACAACTCTAGCGTTGAATGGTAATACATTGGAATATCGTGATGAGAATAATGTACTCACAACTATTCCTTTAAACGTAGGTAGTTTGAGTTTTAACTCGGCTACAAGGGAATTACTTTATATCGATGAAACGGGCTTGCCAACTTTTATAACACTTCCCGCAGAAGTTCTTACCTCCATTACGGATAATTTCGATGGAACTTTCACCTATAATGATGAGAATGGGGACCCTACACAGATCAATAAATCAAGCTTGACTGATTTAGGCACAGGTATATATAGTTTTGATAATGGAAACGGTTCTCCAATTGTATTTGTTGGAACGGATGACCAAACCGCACAAGAAGTATCATTCGACAATAGTACGTCTTCTTTGACAACTTCTACGGTTCAAGAGGCCTTGGCCGAATTGGATGCAAATATTTCTTCTAGTGAGCTTACCACTACGGTAGTGGAAGGCAACGGAGTCGATGTTACATCATTAACGACCGGAAACAATACAGAATATACGGTTGCAGTGAACGTTGGCGAGCTCACGGGCGATGGCAACATATCCTCCACGAACGGTACCATAGACATTACGGGCGGCAACGCTTCCACATTGAACGATGTAACCTTGGACGTTGCGGACGACGCTATCACGAACGCCAAGATTGCGGACAATGCCATTACCACCACGGAGATATTGGACGGTACGATAGGAACTTCCGACATAGCGGACAACGCCATCGACGCGACAAAGATAAACTCAGACATAGCAGGAACGGGCCTTGTACAGAACGGTACGACGGGCGCCCTTGAGGTTGACGGTACAGCGATTACCGGGGACGGTAACATTACATCGGGCGACCTTACTGTAGGGGGCGACGCGAACGCCCTTTTGGGCGACGTTACCCTTGAGATAGCCGCTGATGCGGTTACCACTACGGAGATACTGGACGGTACGATAGGAACTTCCGACATAGCCGACGATGCCATCGACGCGACAAAGATAAACTCTGACATAGCGGGAGCGGGCCTTGTACAGAACGTTACGACGGGCGCCCTTGAGGTTGACGGTACGGCGATCAACGGTGACGGTAACATTACATCGGGTGACCTTACCGTAGGTGGCGACGCGAACGCCCTGTTGGGCGACGTTACCCTTGAGATAGCTGCGGACGCTGTTACCAATACGGAGATACTGGACGGTACGATAGGAACTTTCGACATAGCCGACGATGCCATCGACGCGACAAAGATAAACTCTGACATAGCGGGAGCGGGCCTTGTACAGAACGTTACGACGGGCGCCCTTGAGGTTGACGGTACGGCGATCAACGGTGACGGTAACATTACATCGGGTGACCTTACCGTAGGTGGTGACGCGAACGCCCTTTTGGGCGACGTTACCCTTGAGATAGCCGCTGATGCGGTTACCACCACTGAGATATTGGACGGCAGTGTAGGCACCGTCGACATCGCCGATGACGCGGTGGCCTTGGAGAAACTTGCCAACGGTACTACCAGCGGGCAGGTAATGCAGTGGGACGGTGCGAACTGGATTCTGATAGACCTAGGTTCGGTAACGGTAACGGAGAACGACGGCGTAATCGGGAACGAGGTAACCGATGCCACCGACGGTACATTGGTACGTTCCGGGGCCGGGACAACGATAAGTCCTTATACCTTGGATGTAGCGGCGGATGGAATAACAACAAACGAGATAGCCCCTGGGGCAGTAGGGTCGACCGAGCTGTCGGACAGTGCGGTTACCCTTGGTAAATTGGCCGACGGCAGTAACGTTGGCGACCTTATCCAATGGAATGGCACGTCTTGGGTGTACATCGATCCCAGCACATTGGACACGGACACGCAGTATACAGCGGGCGACGGACTGAACCTTGACGGGAGCAACGAGTTCACGGCAGTGGCCAGTCCGGATGCGGGCAACGCATCCGAGGTACGTGCCAATGGTATCTTCTCGACGGACGACCAGACAGCTTCCGAGGTGAACATCACGGACGTTGGTGGCAACTTCACCGCTACTGACGTAGAGGGTGCTTTGTCGGAACTTGCGGTGGGCAGCACGGACGACCAGAACCTGACGGGAGCTACCTTGGACGGCAGCAACCAGTTACAGATTGACATAGAAGGCGGAACCTCTGCCACTGTTGACCTATCGAGCTTGGTGGGCACAGACGACCAGAACATAAGCGGTTCCGGCTTCAACGGGGCGACCAACGAACTGACCATCGGCATCGAGGGAGGTACTTCCGAGACGGTGGATCTATCCGGACTTGTGGGCACCGATGACCAGACGGCAGCTGAAGTGGCCTATGACAACTCCACCTCCGGTCTAACGGCGGGCGACATACAGGCGGCAATTGACGAGGTCGCAGCAGGTAGTACCGATGACCAGAACCTGACGGGAGCTACCTTGGACGGCAGCAACCAGTTACAGATAGACATCGAGGGCGGAACCTCTGCCACCGTGGACCTATCGAGCTTGGTGGGCACGGACGACCAGACTGCGGGAGAGGTCGGTGTGACCCCTGCTGGGAACATTACCAGTACGGACGTACAGTCGGCCCTTGAAGAACTTGACTCGGACATCACTGGCAGCGAGCTTACCACGACGGTCTCTGAGGGGAACGGAGTGGATATTGTATCGAGCACGGTTGGCAACAATACGGACTATGAGGTAACGGTGAATATTGGAGAGCTTACCGGTGACGGCAATGTAACCTCCACCAACGGTACGATAGACATTACGGGCGGCAACGCTTCCACATTGAACGATGTGACCTTGGACGTTGCGGACAACGCCATTACGAACGCCAAGATGGCGGACAATGCGATAACGAGCACTGAGATATTGGACGGTACTATAGGGGCTTCCGACATAGCCGATGACGCGGTGGCCTTGGAGAAACTTGCCAACGGTACTACCAGCGGCCAGGTGATGCAGTGGGACGGTGCGAACTGGACCTTGGTGGACCTAGGTTCTGTAACGGTAACGGAGAACGACGGGGTAATCGGGAACGAGCTAACCGATGCCACCGACGGTACATTGGTACGTTCCGGTGCCGGGACAACGGTAAGTCCTTATACCTTGGATGTAGCTGCGGATGGAATAACAACAAACGAGATAGCCCCTGGGGCAGTAGGGCCGACCGATTTGGCCGATAGTGCGGTTACCCTTGGTAAATTGGCGGACGGCAACACTGCCGGTGATATGATTCAATGGAACGGCACGGCCTGGACGTACATCGATCCCAGCACATTGATACCTACGACCACGGTATCGAACACGAGCGCCATCAATACGCTTACCACCACGGTCAACGGCACCACGGGGATCGGTGTGGATATCATCAACAGCAACGTATTGAGCCTTAACGGGAGCAACGAGCTGGTGAGCACGGTAAACGGACAGGCTGCTACGGCACTCGACCTTTCCCCTGCGGTACAGGCGAACCAGACTACCACGAGCGTTGTGGCCGGCGGTGACATCTCGGTGAGCTCCAGCACTGTAGGAAACAATACGGAATATACAGTTACCAACGACGCCCCCGACCAGACGGTGACCCTTGCCGATGGAGGGAACGGGAACGTGACCATAGGTGGCACGTACCCAAACTTTACGATAGATGTACCCAACAATACGGACGACCAAACGGCCTCTGAAGTGAACATCGCGGACGCGGGTGGCAACTTCACCGCTACTGACGTTGAGGGTGCCTTATCGGAACTTGCGGCGGGCAGTACAGACGACCAGAACATAAGCGGTTCCGGCTTCAACGGGGCGACCAACGAACTGACCATCGGCATCGAGGGAGGTACTTCCGAGACGGTTGATTTATCCGGACTTGTCGGTACCGATGACCAGACGGCAGCTGAAGTGGCCTATGACAACTCCACCTCCGGCCTAACGGCGGGCGACGTACAGTCGGCAATTGACGAGGTTGCAGCAGGTAGTACCGATGACCAGAATTTAACTGGAGCCACTCTGAACGGCAGTAACCAGTTACAGATAGACATCGAGGGTGGAACCTCAGCCACCGTGGACCTATCGAGCTTGGTGGGCACGGACGACCAAACGGCCTCCGAAGTGAACATCGCGGACGCTGGCGGCAACTTCACGGCCACGGATGTTGAGGGCGCCTTATCGGAACTTGCGGCGGACAGTACAGACGACCAGAACATCAGTGGTTCCGGCTTCAACGGGGCGACCAACGAACTGACCATCGGCATCGAGGGAGGTACTTCAGAGACTGTGGATTTATCCGGACTTGTCGGCACCGATGACCAGACTGCGGGTGAAGTGACCTATGACAACTCGACTTCGGGACTAACGGCGGGAGACGTACAGGGTGCCATCGACGAGGTCGTGGCGGGAAGTACGGACGACCAGAACCTGACGGGAGCTACCTTGGACGGCAGCAACCAGTTACAGATTGATATAGAGGGAGGAACCTCTGCCACTGTGGACCTATCGAGCTTGGTTGGCACGGACGACCAGAACATCAGCGGTTCCAGCTTCAACGGTGCCACGAACGAGTTGACCATCGGTATTGAGGGAGGTACGGGAGAGACCGTTGACCTTTCCGGACTTGTTGGCACGGACGACCAGAACCTTACGGGAGCTACCTTGGATGGTAGCAACCAGTTACAGATAGATATCGAGGGCGGTAATTCTGCCACCGTGGATTTATCCAGTTTGGTGGGCACGGACGACCAGACTGCTGGTGAAGTGACCGTTGCTGATGTAGGAGGAAACTTTGCAAATACCGAGGTAGAGGGAGTACTCGAAGAAATTGATGCGCGTATAGATGCACTCGTACTTGCAGGTGGTTCAGATGGGAACGACTTCGTTACCGGAGGTTCTTTATCAGGTACCGACCTTACATTGAACGTTCCAAATCAGATAGATCCTGTAATTGACCTGTCGGGACTTCAAGATGGTACGGGTACTGACGACCAGAATATCAGTGGTTCCAGCTTCAACGGGGCGACCAACGAACTGACCATCGGCATCGAGGGAGGTACGGGAGAGACGGTTGACCTTTCCGGACTTGTCGGCACCGATGACCAGAATTTAACGGGAGCCACCTTGGACGGCAGCAACCAGTTACAGATTGATATCGAGGGCGGAACCTCTGCCACTGTGGACCTATCGAGTTTGTTGGGTACGGACGACCAGACGGCCTCGGAGGTTAACATCACGGACGCCGACGGCAACTTCACGGCCACTGACGTCGAGGGTGCCTTATCGGAACTTGCGGCCGGTAGTACGGACAACCAGGACATCAGCACGAATGGTACTCCCGGGAACATCAGCATTGACAATGGTAGTACAATAAACCTAAACGTAAACGATGCAGACAGCGATGCCACCAACGAAATCCAGGATTTGAGCATCAGCGGAAACACCCTTAGCCTGAGCAGTGACGCGACTACGGTAGACCTAAGCGGGTACTTGGACAATACGGACTCACAGACCTTAAGTGTAGCGGGTAATGATTTATCGATTGTGGGCGGAAACACGGTAACGCTTCCAACGGCCACCGGAGCCGAGACCATAGTAAATAGTGGAACGAATATCAACGTAACGGGAAGCGGAACTTCCGGTGACCCTTATGTGGTGAACAATACCTTCACGGAAGTGGACGGTAGTACAACAAACGAGGTAAACACCAACTTTACCGTAAATGGAACGAATTTGGAAATAACCGATAGCAATGGCACTCTACAGGTACCGTTGGCGGACATCAACGCGGGAGTGAACACGGACAACCAGGATTTGACCCTTAGCGGCAATACTTTGGCCATCAGCGGTGACCCCAACACCGACGTTGACCTAAGCGGTTACTTGGACAATACGGATTCTCAGACCTTGAGTGTAACGGGCAATGATTTGTCCATAGCAGGAGGAAACACGGTGACGCTCCCAACGGCGACCGGAGCCGAGACGATAGTAAATAGTGGAACGAATATCAATGTAACGGGAACGGGAACCTCCGGTGACCCTTACGTGGTGAACAATACTTTTACAGAGGTCGATGGTAGTATCACCAACGAGATCCAAGATTTGAGCATCAGCGGAAACACTCTTAGCCTAAGCGGGGACGCTACAACGGTGGACCTGAGCGGTTTCGTAAATACGGATTCGCAGACCTTGAGCTTGAGCGGTACGGACCTGTCAATAACTGGTGGGAATACAATAGATATCGGTAGCATAGATACGGATACTGACGACCAGACCCTGAGCCTAACGGGAAATACCTTGGCGATAGCGGATGGGAACAGCGTTGACCTTAGCGGTTTTGTGAATACGGACAACCAGCAGATAAGTTTGAGTACGAATACATTGACCTTGTCCAACGGTACAGGAACCGACACCACGGCCGACCTTAGTGGCTACCTAGACAACACGGATTCGCAGACCTTGAGCGTAACAGGGAACGATTTGTCGATTACCGGAGGGAACACGGTTACCTTGCCTACGGCCAATGGTTCGGAAACTATTGTGAACGGAGGAGGAATAAATATCGTAACAGGTAGTGGTACTAGCGGTGACCCATATGTAGTAACAGGAACTGAAGTCGATGGAAGTGTAACGAACGAGATACAGGATTTGAGCCTAAGTGCAAACACCCTTAGCTTGAGCAGTGACGCGACTACAGTGGACTTAAGTGGGTACTTGGACAATACGGACTCACAGACTTTAAGTGTAGCTGGCAATGATTTATCGATTGTGGGCGGAAACACGGTAACGCTTCCAACGGCGACCGGAGCCGAGACGATAGTAAATAGTGGGACGAATATAAACGTAACGGGAACGGGAACCTCCGGTGACCCTTACGTGGTGAACAATACTTTTACAGAGGTCGATGGTAGTATCACCAACGAGATTCAAGATTTGAGCATCAGCGGAAACACTCTTAGCCTAAGCGGAGACGCTACAACGGTGGACCTGAGCGGTTTCGTAAATACGGATTCGCAGACCTTGAGCTTGAGCGGTACTGACCTTTCCGTATCGGGTGGTAATACCATAGATATCAGTAGCATAGATACGGATACTGACGACCAGACCCTGAGCCTAACGGGAAATACCTTGGCGATAGCGGATGGGAACAGTGTTGACCTGAGCGGTTTCGTAAATACGGACAATCAGGACCTGAGTTTGAGTGGGAATACGTTAAGCCTGAGTGGGGACGCTACAACGGTAGATCTAGGTGCCTACTTGGACAATACGGACTCACAGACCTTGAGCGTAACGGGCAACGATTTGTCCATAGCAGGAGGAAACACGGTGACGCTTCCAACGGCGACCGGTGCTGAGACCATTGTGAACAGTGGTACTAACATCAACGTAACAGGAAGTGGAACTTCCGGCGACCCTTATGTGGTGAACAATACCTTCACGGAATTGGACGGTAGTACAACAAACGAGGTAAACACCAACTTTACCGTAAATGGAACTAATTTGGAAATAACCGATAGCAACGGCACTCTACAGGTACCTTTGGCGGACATAACTTCCGGTGTAAATACGGATTCCCAGACCTTGAGCCTGACGGGTACGGACCTATCAATAACTGGTGGTAATTCGATAGATATCGGTAGCATAGATACGGATACTGACGACCAGACCCTGAGCCTAACGGGAAATACCTTGGCGATAGCGGACGGAAACAGCGTGGATCTAAGCGGTTTCGTTAACACGGACAACCAGGATATCAGTACCAACGGATCCGCTGGGAACATTAGTATAGATAACGGCAGCACGCTTACACTGAACGTAAACGATGCGGATAGCAATCCGAACAACGAGATACAAGATTTAAGCCTAAGTACCAATACACTTAGTCTTAGTGGTGATGCTACTACTGTGGATTTGAGCGGCTATTTGGACAATACCGACGACCAGATTGCTTCTGAAGTGAATTCAGATACACCTATAGATGTAGATGGTGATGGAACTAATGAAGCTACCGTGGAAGATGTAATTCAAGCCATAGCCCCAATAACTTCCAAAGCAGCACGAGTTTTTTACCCACCGTCCATAGCTATAGATGCATCCACTCCGGATCCAGGGACCAATAGGACCATAAATTTATACGATCAATATATTGCTCAGTTCGGGTCTCCCGTGGTGAGTAGTGGAGGAACTATACCAACCTATGCGGCTAACGAACTAGATTACCATGTTACCTATGCAGACCCAGATGTTTTTGGTAATGGAACAACTGTTCTGAATATGAGTGTGAGTCCAACAGGTGTTTTAACCTATAGGATATATAATACTCCTCCGGATTACAACGCATTAATTAATGTCGTATTCGTAGTAAAGTAA